DNA sequence from the Pseudoglutamicibacter cumminsii genome:
TGAACTGGGGATGGACACGGTAGCTGTCTACCCGTGGGAAGACCGGAAGTCGATCCACCGTCAGAAAGCTGACGAAGCCTACCGCATCGGCGAAGAAGGCCGCCCGCTGCGCGCCTATCTCGATGTTGAAGAGATCATCCGTGTAGCGAAGTCCTCGGGGGCGGACTTCATTTACCCGGGCTACGGGTTCCTTTCTGAGAATCCAGACCTCGCGCGCCGCGCTGCCGAAGAAGGGCTCACGTTCGTTGGCCCACCTGCTGAGGTTCTGGAGCTTGCGGGCAACAAGGTCGCCGCGATCAACGCGGCGAAGAGCGCCGGCATCCCGACGCTCGCCTCAACAGATCCGTCTGAGGACCTTGATCACCTTTTGAGCCAAGCCGACACGATCGGCTTCCCTCTCTTCGTGAAAGCCGTTGCCGGCGGTGGCGGTCGCGGCATGCGCAGGGTCGAAAAGCTCGAAGACCTTCGTGATGCGCTCGAAGCCGCATCCAACGAAGCCTCGACGGCCTTCGGTGACGGGAACGTGTACCTCGAACAGGCTGTGCTCAAGCCACGCCACATCGAGGTTCAGATCCTCGCAGACGGCGAAGGCAACACGATCCACCTGTACGAGCGGGACTGTTCGGTTCAGCGCCGCCACCAGAAGGTCGTCGAGGTCGCGCCGGCACGTGACCTTGACCCGCAGGTGCGCGAATCGATCCTCAACGACGCTGTGAAGTTCGCGAAGGCCGTGGGCTACCGCAACGCTGGCACCGTCGAATTCCTGCTCGACACCGAAGGTGAACGCGCCAACGAATACGTGTTCATTGAAATGAACCCGCGTATCCAGGTTGAGCACACCATCACCGAAGAAATCACCGACGTCGACCTCGTCGCCGCTCAGCTGCGCATCGCGATGGGTCAGACACTCGCCGACCTCGGCCTGAGCCAGGATGCCATCAAGCCTCGCGGCGCCGCTGTTCAGTGCCGCATCACCACCGAAGACCCAGCCCAGGGCTTCCGTCCAGACGTCGGAACCATCGCGGCATACCGCTCCGCAGGCGGAACCGGCGTGCGCCTCGACGGCGGAACCATTTACGCGGGCGCGGAAATCTCTCCGCATTTCGACTCACTGCTCGTTAAGCTGTCAACCCGCGGCGCGACCTACGACATCGCGATCCGCCGCGCACTGCGCGCCCTCGACGAGTTCCGCATCCGCGGCGTGGCAACCAACATCCCGTTCATCAAGAACGTCTTGAGCCACCCAGAGTTCCAGGCAGGGCCTGTCGCGACTGACTTCCTCGACAGTCATCCAGACCTGACCGACATCCAGCCAAGCCGCGACCGCGGAACCAAGGCACTGGCCTACCTCGCGGACGTGACTGTCAACCAGCCGCACGGTCCACGGCCCGACATTATCAACCCGGCGCTCAAGTTGCCCGCCTACCCGGGCAACACGCTGGACAACCCGGAAGCATCGCCGTTCGACACGGTCAGTGGGCCGGCGCCAGCCGATGGCTGGAAACAAGTGCTCGATGCGGAAGGTCCGGAAGGGTTCGCGCGTGCACTTCGCGCTCACAAGGGCCTCGGGGTGACTGACACGACGTTCCGCGACGCTCACCAGTCGTTGCTCGCGACCCGCGTACGTACCCGCGACCTGCTCGCGGCCGCACCAGCCGTAGCGCACACGCTCCCGCAGCTGCTTTCGATCGAAGCGTGGGGCGGAGCCACGTACGACGTCGCGCTACGTTTCCTCGGTGAAGACCCATGGAAGCGACTCGAGCTTCTGCGCGCCGCAGTGCCGAACATCCCAATCCAGATGTTGTTGCGCGGCCGCA
Encoded proteins:
- a CDS encoding pyruvate carboxylase, with product MKQKSKVLVANRGEIAIRAFRAAVELGMDTVAVYPWEDRKSIHRQKADEAYRIGEEGRPLRAYLDVEEIIRVAKSSGADFIYPGYGFLSENPDLARRAAEEGLTFVGPPAEVLELAGNKVAAINAAKSAGIPTLASTDPSEDLDHLLSQADTIGFPLFVKAVAGGGGRGMRRVEKLEDLRDALEAASNEASTAFGDGNVYLEQAVLKPRHIEVQILADGEGNTIHLYERDCSVQRRHQKVVEVAPARDLDPQVRESILNDAVKFAKAVGYRNAGTVEFLLDTEGERANEYVFIEMNPRIQVEHTITEEITDVDLVAAQLRIAMGQTLADLGLSQDAIKPRGAAVQCRITTEDPAQGFRPDVGTIAAYRSAGGTGVRLDGGTIYAGAEISPHFDSLLVKLSTRGATYDIAIRRALRALDEFRIRGVATNIPFIKNVLSHPEFQAGPVATDFLDSHPDLTDIQPSRDRGTKALAYLADVTVNQPHGPRPDIINPALKLPAYPGNTLDNPEASPFDTVSGPAPADGWKQVLDAEGPEGFARALRAHKGLGVTDTTFRDAHQSLLATRVRTRDLLAAAPAVAHTLPQLLSIEAWGGATYDVALRFLGEDPWKRLELLRAAVPNIPIQMLLRGRNTVGYTPYPQEVTEAFVDQAAKAGVDIFRIFDALNDIEQIAPAITAVRKTGTAVAEAALCYTGNLLDPNEKLYTLDYYLELAQKMVDAGAHVLAIKDMAGLLRPAAATKLVTALRERFDLPVHLHTHDTAGGQLATLLAAAEAGIDVVDVAAASMAGTTSQPSMSALIAATDNTEHETGLSMQAASDLEPYWEALRQVYAPFESGLSSPTGRVYRHEIPGGQLSNLRQQAISLGLADRFEKIEEAYAAVDKILGHLIKVTPSSKVVGDLALALVGANVDPADFEQDPTLIDLPASVVGFLSGELGTPAGGWPEPFRSKALAAGAKDISVVPLDAEDVEALKGEDETVRETLNRLLFPAPTKEFKQKQDEYGDLSVLETRDWLYGPQRGEESLIPLEEGVRLLASIEAISPVDEHGMRTVHCRLNGQSRNIQVRDRSVEVRAAQAEKADPDNPAHVAAPFAGAVTVRVKPGETVDRGGRVATIEAMKMEAAITTPTGGVVRRVLIDGTGQVNGGDLIVEFERD